The Macaca mulatta isolate MMU2019108-1 chromosome 9, T2T-MMU8v2.0, whole genome shotgun sequence genomic sequence TACACACAGCACCCAGCTGCCTGATCACAAGGCGGcagctgttatttttttaatttttattttttttgagacagggtcttgctctgacacccaggctggagtgcagtggcacgatctcggctcactgcagcctctgcctcctggcttcaagtgattctcgtgcctcagcctcttgagcagctgggactgcaggcacacaccaccatgcctggcttttaaaatatttttttttatttttagtagagatggggttttgtcatattggccaggatggtttcaaactcctggcctcaaatgatccgcccacctcggcctcctaaagtgctgggattataggtgtgagccactgcgcccagccagcagcAGCTATTTAAGGCTGAGCCTCCTTCTCCCTAACTATTCCCACTATCCCAAGGGACTGCAAGCAGCGATTATTAGTGAATACAGGAGAAGGTGAAGTGCAAGAGAAGACATCAACTGTACCCTTCTCCCCATTGCAGGCTCCTGAGCCCCAGCTGgatgagaacagacattttgaaTTAGAAGAAAGTTTATAGTTTTAACAAATAGACTGAGCTAGAATGGATAATATCAGATGGTGACTGGAAAGCCTATGATCTGCTTGAAATTCCATCCAGAGATACAGTTGGAAGGTGGGGAACAATCTACAAAACAAATTTACTTGGAGAGGggtgagaaagaaataataaagttacTTTCTGCCCCTCTTCATAGAAAGTCTAGCTTgtggccgggcacaatggctcatgcctataatcccagcactttgggaggccgaggcacgtggatcacctgagaggtCAGAGTTTGGgactagcatggccaacatggtgaaacgctgtctctactaaaaatacaaaaattattggccgggcgcggtggctcaagcctgtaatcccagcactttgggaggccgagacgggcggatcacgaggtcaggagatcgagagaccatcccggctaacacggtgaaaccccgtctctactaaaaaatacaaaaaaactagccgggcgaggtggcgggcgcctgtagtcccagttactcgggaggctgaggcaggagaatggcgtaaacccgggaggcagagcttgcagtgagctgagatctggccactgcactccagcctgggtgacagagcaagactccgtctcaaaaaaaataaaataaaataaaataaaataaaaatacaaaaattagccgggcatggtggtgggcttctgtaatcctagctactggggaagccgaggcaggagaatcgcttgaacccaggatgcagagattgcagtgagccaagattgtgcccctgcactccagcctgggtgacaaagcaagattctgtctcaaaaaaaaaaaaaaaaaaaaaaaaaggtctagcCTCTTTgtttaataaacaagaaaacagagtAAGATAATTCTATTTAACATACTTAGCAGTCTCTGACATAGTAGTGCCCAAtcaatattgattatttttatgattgaaacatagtaatagtaatagagtatcttattttccacttttagaatagaaaaataatagaggagACAGTATATCTTGACCAGAAATTAATTCAATTAATATCTTGACCAGAAATTaattggaaagcaatttggcattTCTATAATAGTGTTTTTTCATTGTACCATACTTTCTGTATATACTTTAGTAcaaatataaagataattttttctaGTATTCTCATACAGTATTAAGCTACACTAGCATCTGCCGAGTGGGGTCTGGTTTGGGGGCTTTTAACTAGCACTGCATCCTAGAATTATCTGTGGagcttttaaaaagaacacattCCTATCTCTGAGGCAAGACTTACCcaatcagaatctctgggtctGGAAACCAGATGTGTGTATTTTGAAAAAGCTCCTCAGGTGGCTCAATTGTAAAACGAGGACTGTGAGTCATCGGCCTAGGTCAGTCACTTAGCTCTTCTATAAACTGGAAGCCAGGCTCCTAGTCTTTTGGTCTAGTTGGGGCTACCCagaaaatttgttaaaaaataacaaaagtcggccgggcgtggtggctcacgcctgtaatcccagcactttgggaggctgaggcaggtggatcttgaggtcaggagatcgagaccatcctggctaacacggtgaaaccccgtctctactaaaaatacaaaaaattagccgggcgaggtggcaggcgcttgtagtcctggctactcgggaggctgaggcaggagaatggcgtgaacctgggaggcggagcttgcagtgagccgagatcccgccactgcactccagtctgggagacacagcgagactctgtatcaaaaaaataaaataaaataaaataacaaaagtcaTCTGAATTAGATAACTAAGTAATTGGTTAACCAACATAAAATGAAtgcattcatcaaacatttactgGGTACTCCCTCTGCACCAGGCTCAGTATCAGGCATGGGGATTCTGCTCCACCCTGAGAATGTTCTCAGCCTACAAGTGTGTGAATTATTTAAATGTGGCTACTCTCAATTTATATTAGCTACTAAGAGAAAGGCAAGAAGCAGATACTTCAAAGACTTACTTGCACAATACTAAGGCATACAAGGACTCTCCCACATGAATCAGCCAGGCAAGCCAATaactgaaaccaaaaaaaaagtgaatattttttaaGGTGATAGTTACCTGCTGATGAAATCTAACACAgcaatctcaaaaagaaaagtgcCTTAATGTGAACTAACACTACTCTTAGATACCAAAAGGCAGCTGCAGGCCTACCAGGTCTCCCGTGAGACCACAGCTCCAGTGTCCACAATCCATTTGTGCAGCTCTCCTTACCCATTGTGCAGGAGGGTGTGATGGTGGTCCACCAAGTACTGAGTGAAGGGGCCCAGGGGCCCAAGGCTCTGATAAGGGATACTCTGAGGCCAGAAGACAACCCACTGAAAGAGAACCAGAGACACAGAATACCTATTAGGCCACTTAaaacctgtttgtttttttgagaaaggctGTGAAACGATACAAAAGTAACTACAGACCAAAGAAACTCTCAACAGTCATTTGGGCCTCCATTCTtgacttctattttctttctttttcttctcttttcttttctttttgacagggtctcatgccgctgctggggctggagtgcagtggcatgatcatgactcactgcagcctccaccatctgggctcaatccatcctcccacctcagcctcccaagtagttgggactacacatgggtgccaccatacctagctacttttaaaaattgtatatagagatggggtctcactgtgttgctcaggacggtctccaactccagggctcaagcaattctcccaccttggcctcccaaagtgctgggattacaggcatgacccactgtgccagGATGACTTCTATTTTCTAAAAGCAACTCTACTGGGAGATTTATGCTGAGGCAAATATGTGGTTATCAGACTCAGTGCTCATGGTGGATGACTCCTAgtcttttattcttccttttcttcttttgttttctttgtagagaagggatctcactttgtcacccaggctggagtgtagtggcacgatcacggctcactgcagcctcaacttaccgggctcaagtgatcctcccaactcagctcccccaagtagctgggaatacaggcatgggctaccacgactgactaatttttatttatttatttattttttagacggagtttcactctgttgctcaggctggagtgcagtggcacgatcttggctctctgcaacctctgcctcccgggttcacgtgattctcctgcttcagcctccagagtagctgggactacaggtgcatgccaccacgcctggctaatttttgtatttttagtacagacggagtttcaccatgttggccaggctggtctccaactcccgacgtcaggtgatctgccctcctcagcttcccaaagtgctgggattacaggcgtgaaccaccgcccacggctaattttttttttttttgtagagatgaggttttgccatgttgcccaggttagtctcgaactcctggactcctgggctcatgcaatctgcccactttggcctcccgaagtgctgggattacagaaccaccatgcctggctgactccTATTAATACATTCCACCAAAaccattattttataaaagatattAGCAAAGTTTGAGTTTATGTGCTTTGGCTAGTGTCTTTACTGCAGAAACTGGCTCCAGCCAAACCTCTGTTTAATTTAGAATTCCTTTCTTGGCTTTCCCTTTTTGTACCTCTAAAACTGAGAATGATCCACTGCATTGAGATGGAAAATAAGTGAGATAAGGTTTGTGACATATTAATAGCAACTGCTTAATTACATAAATTTTTCGTAATCTTAACTTTTTCTCAGCCTCTGTATTGTAACTTCTGCCAGCTTAGACTTTTCTGAGAATGACTGCCAACAGTTTCAAAATGTATTGTCCCATTCAAATCTTTGTAAAGAGCAGTACTATCTCTTTCACGATGTTGTTTCAcatctgaaatttaaataatGCACAAATATCACTGCATCCTCCCAAACCAAGGGGAAGGGGAGCATCTGCCAGCTCCACAAGATCCCAATTTGAAGTCCCCAAAGCTTTCCTCCAACTATATTCTAACTAGTCACAGACACAAAATCGTAGAATAGAAATGCACCTTTGAAAACTTTCAATTCAACGCCTCCATTGTACACATGATGAAATCAGGACAGAGTCGGTCAGATTTGACAACAACAAGCAACACCGTGGACATAATCTCCCATTCCCAATCTCCAGGATCTACTGGTATATCCAAATAGCTTCGCCTTCCTTCAAAATTTTACCACCTtatcacttgaggttagaagttcgagactagcctgaccaacgtggtgaaaccccgtctccactaaaaatacaaaaaattagccgggcgtggtgtaatcccagctacaggttGAGGCATgcgaatcacttaaacctgggaggcagaggttgcagcgagccgagatcgcgccactgcactccagcctgggtgacagagccagcctccgtctcaaacaaaaaaaatcaaaattaccaCCTTAGCCCCCAACCTACTTTTCCACGCATCTTTCTCGTTATCCTTTAAACAGATTATTTCTCAGCCAAACAAACGTCGC encodes the following:
- the TMEM254 gene encoding transmembrane protein 254 isoform X6; the protein is MAPAAGAAAYFQRGSLFWFTVITLSFGYYTWVVFWPQSIPYQSLGPLGPFTQYLVDHHHTLLHNGYWLAWLIHVGESLYALVLCKQNELRIQIKVCE
- the TMEM254 gene encoding transmembrane protein 254 isoform X7, which codes for MAPAAGAAAYFQRGSLFWFTVITLSFGYYTWVVFWPQSIPYQSLGPLGPFTQYLVDHHHTLLHNGYWLAWLIHVGESLYALVLCK
- the TMEM254 gene encoding transmembrane protein 254 isoform X4; translation: MGAGTAGELPVNSVSGFFKRMAKSEASNAATAYFRPARPLPSLVTVLGLGYFAWVVFWPQSIPYQSLGPLGPFTQYLVDHHHTLLHNGYWLAWLIHVGESLYALVLCK